The following are encoded together in the Scomber scombrus chromosome 7, fScoSco1.1, whole genome shotgun sequence genome:
- the LOC133983160 gene encoding trypsin-1 isoform X2 yields the protein MRSLVFVLLIGAAFATEDDKIVGGYECTAHSQPHQVSLNSGYHFCGGSLVNENWVVSAAHCYKSRVQVRLGEHHIRVTEGTEQFISSSRVIRHPNYSSYNINNDVMLIKLSEPATLNQYVQPVALPTSCAPAGTMCTVSGWGNTMSSCDNKLQCLNIPILSHRDCDNSYPGMITDAMFCAGYLEGGKDSCQGDSGGPVVCNGELQGVVSWGYGCAERDHPGVYAKVCIFNDWLERTMASY from the exons ATGAGGTCTCTGGTCTTCGTTCTGCTCATCGGAGCTGCCT ttgccACGGAGGACGACAAGATCGTCGGAGGGTATGAGTGCACCGCTCATTCTCAGCCCCATCAGGTGTCTCTGAACTCTGGTTACCACTTCTGTGGTGGCTCCCTGGTCAACGAGAACTGGGTTGtgtctgctgctcactgctACAAGTC CCGCGTGCAGGTGCGTCTTGGAGAGCACCACATCAGGGTCACCGAGGGAACCGAGCAGTTCATCAGCTCCTCCCGTGTCATCCGTCACCCCAACTACAGCTCCTACAACATCAATAATGACGTCATGCTGATCAAGCTGAGCGAGCCCGCCACCCTCAACCAGTATGTGCAGCCTGTGGCTCTGCCCACCAGCTGTGCCCCCGCTGGCACCATGTGCACAGTCTCTGGCTGGGGCAACACCATGAGCTCCTGTGA CAACAAGCTGCAGTGCCTGAACATCCCCATCCTGTCTCACAGAGACTGTGACAACTCCTACCCCGGCATGATCACTGATGCCATGTTCTGCGCTGGATACCTGGAGGGCGGCAAGGACTCTTGCCAG GGTGACTCTGGTGGCCCCGTTGTGTGCAACGGTGAGCTGCAGGGTGTTGTGTCCTGGGGATACGGATGTGCTGAGAGGGACCACCCTGGTGTCTACGCCAAG GTGTGCATCTTCAACGACTGGCTGGAGCGCACCATGGCCAGCTATTAA
- the LOC133983152 gene encoding trypsin-1-like isoform X1 yields the protein MRSLVFVLLIGAAFATEDDKIVGGYECTAHSQPHQVSLNSGYHFCGGSLVNENWVVSAAHCYKSRVQVRLGEHHIRVNEGTEQFISSSRVIRHPNYSSYNINNDVMLIKLSEPATLNQYVQPVALPTSCAPAGTMCTVSGWGNTMSSSADSNKLQCLNIPILSHRDCDNSYPGMITDAMFCAGYLEGGKDSCQGDSGGPVVCNGELQGVVSWGYGCAERDHPGVYAKVCIFNDWLERTMASY from the exons ATGAGGTCTCTGGTCTTCGTTCTGCTCATTGGAGCTGCCT ttgccACGGAGGACGACAAGATCGTCGGAGGGTATGAGTGCACCGCTCATTCTCAGCCCCATCAGGTGTCTCTGAACTCTGGTTACCACTTCTGTGGTGGCTCCCTGGTCAACGAGAACTGGGTTGtgtctgctgctcactgctACAAGTC CCGCGTGCAGGTGCGTCTTGGAGAGCACCACATCAGGGTCAACGAGGGAACCGAGCAGTTCATCAGCTCCTCCCGTGTCATCCGTCACCCCAACTACAGCTCCTACAACATCAATAATGACGTCATGCTGATCAAGCTGAGCGAGCCCGCCACCCTCAACCAGTATGTGCAGCCTGTGGCTCTGCCCACCAGCTGTGCCCCCGCTGGCACCATGTGCACAGTCTCTGGCTGGGGCAACACCATGAGCTCCT CTGCTGATAGCAACAAGCTGCAGTGCCTGAACATCCCCATCCTGTCTCACAGAGACTGTGACAACTCCTACCCCGGCATGATCACCGATGCCATGTTCTGCGCTGGATACCTGGAGGGCGGCAAGGACTCTTGCCAG GGTGACTCTGGTGGCCCCGTTGTGTGCAACGGTGAGCTGCAGGGTGTTGTGTCCTGGGGATACGGATGTGCTGAGAGGGACCACCCTGGTGTCTACGCCAAG GTGTGCATCTTCAACGACTGGCTGGAGCGCACCATGGCCAGCTATTAA
- the LOC133983163 gene encoding trypsin-1-like, protein MRSLVFVLLIGAAFATEDDKIVGGYECTAHSQPHQVSLNSGYHFCGGSLVNENWVVSAAHCYKSRVQVRLGEHHIRVTEGTEQFISSSRVIRHPNYSSYNINNDVMLIKLSEPATLNQYVQPVALPTSCAPAGTMCKVSGWGNTMSSSADGDKLQCLNIPILSHRDCDNSYPGMITDAMFCAGYLEGGKDSCQGDSGGPVVCNGELQGVVSWGYGCAERDHPGVYAKVCIFNDWLERTMASY, encoded by the exons ATGAGGTCTCTGGTCTTCGTTCTGCTCATCGGAGCTGCCT ttgccACGGAGGACGACAAGATCGTCGGAGGGTATGAGTGCACCGCTCATTCTCAGCCCCATCAGGTGTCTCTGAACTCTGGTTACCACTTCTGTGGTGGCTCCCTGGTTAACGAGAACTGGGTTGtgtctgctgctcactgctACAAGTC CCGCGTGCAGGTGCGTCTTGGAGAGCACCACATCAGGGTCACCGAGGGAACCGAGCAGTTCATCAGCTCCTCCCGTGTCATCCGTCACCCCAACTACAGCTCCTACAACATCAATAATGACGTCATGCTGATCAAGCTGAGCGAGCCCGCCACCCTCAACCAGTATGTGCAGCCTGTGGCTCTGCCCACCAGCTGTGCCCCCGCTGGCACCATGTGCAAAGTCTCTGGCTGGGGCAACACCATGAGCTCCT ctgctGATGGCGACAAGCTGCAGTGCCTGAACATCCCCATCCTGTCTCACAGAGACTGTGACAACTCCTACCCCGGCATGATCACCGATGCCATGTTCTGCGCTGGATACCTGGAGGGCGGCAAGGACTCTTGCCAG GGTGACTCTGGTGGCCCCGTTGTTTGCAACGGTGAGCTGCAGGGTGTTGTGTCCTGGGGATACGGATGTGCTGAGAGGGACCACCCTGGTGTCTACGCCAAG GTGTGCATCTTCAACGACTGGCTGGAGCGCACCATGGCCAGCTATTAA
- the LOC133983152 gene encoding trypsin-1-like isoform X2 has product MRSLVFVLLIGAAFATEDDKIVGGYECTAHSQPHQVSLNSGYHFCGGSLVNENWVVSAAHCYKSRVQVRLGEHHIRVNEGTEQFISSSRVIRHPNYSSYNINNDVMLIKLSEPATLNQYVQPVALPTSCAPAGTMCTVSGWGNTMSSCDNKLQCLNIPILSHRDCDNSYPGMITDAMFCAGYLEGGKDSCQGDSGGPVVCNGELQGVVSWGYGCAERDHPGVYAKVCIFNDWLERTMASY; this is encoded by the exons ATGAGGTCTCTGGTCTTCGTTCTGCTCATTGGAGCTGCCT ttgccACGGAGGACGACAAGATCGTCGGAGGGTATGAGTGCACCGCTCATTCTCAGCCCCATCAGGTGTCTCTGAACTCTGGTTACCACTTCTGTGGTGGCTCCCTGGTCAACGAGAACTGGGTTGtgtctgctgctcactgctACAAGTC CCGCGTGCAGGTGCGTCTTGGAGAGCACCACATCAGGGTCAACGAGGGAACCGAGCAGTTCATCAGCTCCTCCCGTGTCATCCGTCACCCCAACTACAGCTCCTACAACATCAATAATGACGTCATGCTGATCAAGCTGAGCGAGCCCGCCACCCTCAACCAGTATGTGCAGCCTGTGGCTCTGCCCACCAGCTGTGCCCCCGCTGGCACCATGTGCACAGTCTCTGGCTGGGGCAACACCATGAGCTCCTGTGA CAACAAGCTGCAGTGCCTGAACATCCCCATCCTGTCTCACAGAGACTGTGACAACTCCTACCCCGGCATGATCACCGATGCCATGTTCTGCGCTGGATACCTGGAGGGCGGCAAGGACTCTTGCCAG GGTGACTCTGGTGGCCCCGTTGTGTGCAACGGTGAGCTGCAGGGTGTTGTGTCCTGGGGATACGGATGTGCTGAGAGGGACCACCCTGGTGTCTACGCCAAG GTGTGCATCTTCAACGACTGGCTGGAGCGCACCATGGCCAGCTATTAA
- the LOC133983160 gene encoding trypsin-1 isoform X1, which yields MRSLVFVLLIGAAFATEDDKIVGGYECTAHSQPHQVSLNSGYHFCGGSLVNENWVVSAAHCYKSRVQVRLGEHHIRVTEGTEQFISSSRVIRHPNYSSYNINNDVMLIKLSEPATLNQYVQPVALPTSCAPAGTMCTVSGWGNTMSSSADSNKLQCLNIPILSHRDCDNSYPGMITDAMFCAGYLEGGKDSCQGDSGGPVVCNGELQGVVSWGYGCAERDHPGVYAKVCIFNDWLERTMASY from the exons ATGAGGTCTCTGGTCTTCGTTCTGCTCATCGGAGCTGCCT ttgccACGGAGGACGACAAGATCGTCGGAGGGTATGAGTGCACCGCTCATTCTCAGCCCCATCAGGTGTCTCTGAACTCTGGTTACCACTTCTGTGGTGGCTCCCTGGTCAACGAGAACTGGGTTGtgtctgctgctcactgctACAAGTC CCGCGTGCAGGTGCGTCTTGGAGAGCACCACATCAGGGTCACCGAGGGAACCGAGCAGTTCATCAGCTCCTCCCGTGTCATCCGTCACCCCAACTACAGCTCCTACAACATCAATAATGACGTCATGCTGATCAAGCTGAGCGAGCCCGCCACCCTCAACCAGTATGTGCAGCCTGTGGCTCTGCCCACCAGCTGTGCCCCCGCTGGCACCATGTGCACAGTCTCTGGCTGGGGCAACACCATGAGCTCCT CTGCTGATAGCAACAAGCTGCAGTGCCTGAACATCCCCATCCTGTCTCACAGAGACTGTGACAACTCCTACCCCGGCATGATCACTGATGCCATGTTCTGCGCTGGATACCTGGAGGGCGGCAAGGACTCTTGCCAG GGTGACTCTGGTGGCCCCGTTGTGTGCAACGGTGAGCTGCAGGGTGTTGTGTCCTGGGGATACGGATGTGCTGAGAGGGACCACCCTGGTGTCTACGCCAAG GTGTGCATCTTCAACGACTGGCTGGAGCGCACCATGGCCAGCTATTAA